A genomic region of Dreissena polymorpha isolate Duluth1 chromosome 4, UMN_Dpol_1.0, whole genome shotgun sequence contains the following coding sequences:
- the LOC127880000 gene encoding uncharacterized protein LOC127880000 produces the protein MKQTEISCIHEAAFNDKGQIFLGLTMAEKRFTLNDVLHLLEDDTYFQEADVFMTGAEDATKSDEDSGHKDLGGNINKLTRNQLRADMTVSVRSATGSVSNITDTNHSNTSQDAGSDVDFVSDASDTTIYYDVQIPVQQNQNEQRMPNFHRRARRTWLCKMHESCTG, from the exons ATGAAACAGACAGAAATTTCATGCATTCATGAGGCTGCATTTAACGACAAGGGGCAAATTTTTCTTGGACTGACAATGGCTGAAAAAAG GTTCACTCTAAATGATGTGTTGCATCTTCTTGAAGATGATACATACTTTCAAGAAGCTGATGTGTTCATGACTGGAGCAGAAGATGCTACAAAAAGTGATGAGGATAGCGGGCATAAAGACCTCGGAGGCAATATAAACAAATTGACACGGAACCAACTTCGTGCTGATATGACTGTTTCTGTGCGAAGTGCCACCGGATCAGTCTCAAACATCACAGACACTAACCATTCGAACACATCGCAGGATGCGGGTAGTGATGTAGACTTTGTGTCCGATGCATCGGACACCACTATTTACTATGACGTTCAGATCCCTGTGCAACAAAACCAGAATGAGCAAAGGATGCCCAACTTTCATAGAAGGGCAAGAAGAACATGGTTGTGCAAAATGCATGAATCCTGTACAGGTTAA